A single Sutterella megalosphaeroides DNA region contains:
- a CDS encoding peptidase U32 family protein yields the protein MLKLSALELLSPARDAQTGIAAIDHGADAVYIGGPAFGARAAAGNTLDEIARLAEYAHRYDARVFLALNTLFTNEELPLARKLAFDAADAGVDVLILQDMGLLAGPLPDIELHASTQCDIRTPEKAVFLEKAGFSQMVVARELSLDEVARIRARLSPETRIEYFIHGALCVSYSGQCYMSEALVHRSANRGACAQLCRLPYDVSTEAGVPLYKKKHVLSLRDNNQTEHLEALVDAGVSSFKIEGRLKDASYVKNITAWYRNALDAIIARRPELSRSSAGRSTFTFEPSPEKSFNRGRTDYFIDGRKFDAPYDLAELETPKAAGAPVGILRAIEPKSLLLKPRDGVTLANGDGLTYRTAEGDVRGFSANRIEPAAKGLVRVYPREATERLSGLLVGATILRNRDQAFSKLMAGDTARRRIPVTLAFTVTEDALDLVVTDGTSCGAASVAMELDPPANPEKNRASLAANLGKLGDTVYEAADILIPEDLDVFVPASIANQLRRAAVEELDRERILARRGTSRKTPVAASENPYPEPILGFNANVANDAARDFYAAHGARVTAPAFEIKPVANAPLMTCRHCVRAQLKLCPKMVKAFPEILEKTDRALLRPEPLILTNSAGERFRAEFHCRRSPCEMTITKC from the coding sequence GTGCTCAAACTTTCGGCACTCGAACTGCTTTCGCCCGCGCGCGACGCGCAAACGGGCATCGCCGCGATCGACCACGGGGCGGACGCGGTGTATATCGGCGGCCCCGCCTTCGGGGCACGCGCCGCCGCCGGGAACACCCTCGACGAAATCGCACGCTTGGCGGAATACGCCCACCGCTACGACGCGCGCGTCTTTCTCGCGCTCAACACGCTCTTTACGAACGAAGAGCTGCCGCTTGCGCGAAAACTTGCGTTTGACGCGGCAGATGCCGGGGTCGACGTTCTGATCCTTCAGGATATGGGGCTTCTTGCGGGGCCCTTGCCCGACATCGAACTTCACGCCTCGACCCAGTGCGACATCCGAACGCCCGAAAAGGCGGTGTTTCTCGAGAAAGCGGGTTTCTCGCAGATGGTGGTGGCGCGCGAACTGTCGCTTGACGAGGTCGCCCGCATCCGCGCGAGGCTGTCGCCCGAGACCCGTATCGAATACTTCATCCACGGGGCTCTGTGCGTGAGTTACTCGGGGCAGTGCTACATGAGCGAAGCGCTCGTGCACCGGTCCGCGAACCGCGGCGCCTGCGCGCAACTTTGCCGCCTGCCCTACGACGTCTCAACCGAGGCGGGCGTGCCGCTCTACAAAAAGAAGCACGTACTGTCGCTGCGCGACAACAACCAGACCGAGCACCTCGAAGCGCTCGTCGACGCGGGCGTCTCGTCCTTCAAGATCGAAGGGCGTCTGAAGGACGCGAGCTACGTGAAAAACATCACGGCCTGGTACCGCAACGCGCTCGACGCGATCATCGCGCGTCGGCCCGAACTTTCGCGCTCGTCCGCGGGGCGAAGCACCTTTACGTTCGAGCCCTCGCCCGAAAAGAGCTTCAACCGCGGTCGCACGGACTACTTTATCGACGGGCGCAAATTCGACGCCCCCTACGATTTGGCCGAACTCGAAACGCCGAAAGCGGCGGGAGCGCCCGTAGGCATCCTGCGCGCGATCGAACCCAAGAGCCTGCTTCTGAAGCCGCGCGACGGTGTGACGCTCGCCAACGGTGACGGCCTCACCTACCGCACGGCCGAAGGGGACGTGCGGGGCTTTTCCGCAAACCGCATCGAGCCCGCCGCCAAGGGGCTCGTGCGCGTTTATCCGCGCGAAGCAACCGAGCGCCTCTCGGGCCTCCTCGTCGGCGCCACGATTCTTCGCAATCGCGATCAGGCATTTTCGAAACTCATGGCGGGCGACACGGCCCGCCGCCGCATTCCGGTGACGCTCGCCTTTACGGTGACGGAGGATGCGCTCGACCTCGTCGTCACGGACGGCACCTCCTGCGGGGCGGCGTCGGTGGCGATGGAGCTCGATCCCCCGGCCAACCCCGAAAAGAACCGGGCGTCTCTGGCGGCAAACCTCGGGAAGCTCGGCGACACGGTCTACGAGGCGGCCGACATCCTCATTCCCGAAGACCTCGACGTCTTCGTTCCCGCGTCGATTGCAAACCAATTGCGCCGTGCGGCCGTCGAAGAGCTCGATCGCGAACGCATCCTGGCCCGCCGCGGAACCTCGCGCAAGACGCCCGTTGCCGCATCCGAAAACCCCTATCCCGAACCAATCTTGGGGTTCAACGCGAACGTCGCGAACGATGCCGCGCGCGACTTTTACGCGGCGCACGGCGCCCGCGTGACGGCGCCCGCTTTTGAGATCAAACCCGTGGCGAACGCCCCCTTGATGACGTGCCGCCACTGCGTGCGCGCGCAGCTGAAGCTCTGCCCGAAGATGGTGAAGGCATTCCCGGAAATTCTCGAAAAGACCGACCGGGCGCTCCTCCGTCCCGAACCCCTCATCCTCACCAATTCGGCGGGCGAAAGGTTCCGGGCGGAATTCCACTGCCGCCGCAGTCCCTGCGAAATGACGATCACCAAGTGCTGA
- a CDS encoding DUF1266 domain-containing protein, giving the protein MLTFMTDADNTPYEILAPSAALLPVATGLRAALDRLSAPDATAPEALYWGEIPFLDFGHELARFALWKRGWEPEGEINASRFGERDLYHHLLTELNIMSEADLCERCRAQTEGAGTSARYARIEAAPTVKTLLTDEMALGWGGVEVVGRGTPDPERVKRERMFVDYFRGALSGFALRASDLSEGASLVAEAMAGDMVGPKEAARLFERTVTEAVVRFSSWHEWAKSLLAAEVFLALETGEAAALEVLAEREALLTSFLEGPWGKTPWPRLRASEAMPPVYEK; this is encoded by the coding sequence GTGCTGACTTTCATGACCGACGCGGACAACACCCCTTACGAAATTCTCGCCCCTTCGGCGGCGCTTCTCCCCGTTGCAACGGGCCTTCGGGCGGCCCTTGACCGCCTCTCGGCCCCGGACGCAACCGCCCCCGAGGCGCTTTACTGGGGCGAGATTCCCTTTCTCGACTTCGGGCACGAACTTGCGCGCTTCGCGCTCTGGAAGCGCGGCTGGGAGCCCGAGGGCGAAATCAACGCCTCGCGCTTCGGCGAGCGCGACCTTTACCACCATCTGCTGACGGAGCTCAACATCATGAGCGAGGCCGACCTTTGCGAGCGCTGCCGCGCGCAGACGGAAGGTGCGGGCACCTCGGCGCGCTACGCACGAATCGAAGCCGCCCCGACCGTCAAAACGCTCCTCACCGACGAGATGGCGCTCGGCTGGGGCGGAGTGGAGGTCGTGGGACGCGGAACGCCCGATCCCGAACGCGTGAAACGCGAGCGGATGTTCGTCGACTACTTCCGCGGGGCACTCTCGGGCTTTGCGCTGCGCGCATCGGACCTCTCCGAAGGGGCGTCGCTCGTTGCGGAAGCGATGGCGGGCGACATGGTGGGCCCGAAAGAAGCCGCACGGCTTTTCGAGCGCACCGTCACCGAAGCCGTCGTGCGCTTTTCCTCCTGGCACGAATGGGCGAAGTCGCTCCTTGCGGCCGAAGTCTTTCTCGCGCTTGAAACGGGCGAGGCGGCGGCCCTTGAGGTGCTCGCCGAGCGTGAGGCGCTTCTCACGAGCTTCCTCGAAGGTCCCTGGGGCAAAACCCCCTGGCCGCGCCTGAGGGCGAGCGAAGCGATGCCGCCCGTCTACGAGAAATAA
- the ccmI gene encoding c-type cytochrome biogenesis protein CcmI: MFDLDSDRLILFALMGLMLVVAALFLVPTTSKSFDEEKTGSDEADHRRELLEALRDQKRRLDEDRASGRITEALYKELLTDLERRMLEEHEGRPSETAEEAAETGTAKPLRMSPATLTVIVVAILVGIPTGLYTIMGAPEMMRLAEDQKVLEGTATPEAIETYLRDNSRDGRAWVLLARKRVEAGDYAGAATAYREARKAQTKVRNDPEVMLEFGAALLTSGEARLLPEAKSVLQEALAVQPDNMKAVELLAIAAFQTQDWKLAAEQIRTVLGTLEPDSPRYVQYAETLRLLERREQEAREAGITPSS, from the coding sequence ATGTTCGACCTTGACAGCGACCGCCTGATTCTTTTCGCGTTGATGGGCCTGATGCTCGTCGTAGCCGCACTCTTTCTCGTTCCGACCACGTCGAAAAGTTTCGACGAGGAGAAGACGGGAAGCGACGAGGCCGATCACCGGCGCGAACTCCTCGAGGCGCTGCGCGATCAAAAGCGCCGTCTCGACGAAGACCGCGCCTCGGGTCGCATCACCGAGGCGCTCTATAAAGAGCTTCTCACGGACCTCGAGCGCCGCATGCTCGAAGAGCACGAGGGGCGCCCGTCGGAAACCGCCGAAGAGGCGGCCGAAACGGGTACCGCAAAGCCCCTTCGCATGAGCCCGGCGACCCTCACCGTGATCGTCGTTGCGATCCTCGTGGGGATCCCGACGGGGCTCTACACGATCATGGGCGCCCCCGAAATGATGCGCCTGGCCGAAGACCAGAAGGTCCTCGAAGGCACCGCCACGCCGGAAGCGATCGAAACGTATCTCCGCGACAACAGCCGCGACGGCCGCGCCTGGGTGCTCCTTGCGCGCAAGCGCGTCGAAGCGGGCGACTACGCCGGGGCCGCCACCGCCTACCGCGAAGCGCGCAAGGCGCAGACGAAGGTGCGCAACGACCCCGAAGTCATGCTCGAATTCGGCGCGGCGCTCCTCACCTCGGGCGAAGCGCGCCTGCTCCCCGAAGCGAAAAGCGTCCTTCAGGAGGCTCTCGCCGTTCAGCCCGACAACATGAAAGCGGTCGAGCTTCTCGCGATCGCCGCCTTCCAGACGCAGGACTGGAAGCTTGCGGCGGAGCAGATTCGCACCGTCCTCGGGACGCTCGAGCCCGATTCGCCGCGCTACGTGCAGTACGCGGAAACGTTGCGTCTTTTGGAACGCCGCGAGCAGGAAGCGCGCGAAGCGGGGATCACGCCCTCGTCTTGA